In Pectobacterium aroidearum, the following are encoded in one genomic region:
- the lpcA gene encoding D-sedoheptulose 7-phosphate isomerase, which translates to MYQDLIRSELKEAAETLNNFLSDDANIQSIQNAAVLLANAFKAGGKVISCGNGGSHCDAMHFAEELTGRYRENRPGYPAIAISDPSHLSCVSNDFGYDFVFSRYVESLGREGDVLLGISTSGNSGNIIKAIAAAKAKGMKVITLTGKDGGKMAGSADVEIRVPHFGYADRIQEIHIKAIHILIQLIEKEMADQ; encoded by the coding sequence ATGTATCAGGATTTAATCCGTAGTGAACTGAAAGAAGCGGCGGAAACACTGAATAATTTCTTGAGTGATGATGCGAACATTCAGTCGATTCAAAACGCTGCGGTGCTGTTGGCTAACGCTTTTAAAGCGGGTGGTAAAGTGATCTCCTGTGGTAACGGTGGTTCACACTGTGACGCTATGCACTTTGCTGAAGAGCTGACGGGGCGTTATCGCGAGAACCGTCCTGGCTATCCGGCCATTGCGATTTCCGATCCGAGCCACCTGTCCTGCGTCAGCAATGACTTTGGTTATGACTTTGTATTCTCGCGCTATGTCGAATCACTGGGACGTGAAGGCGATGTGCTGCTGGGGATTTCCACGTCTGGTAACTCCGGCAACATTATTAAAGCGATTGCCGCAGCAAAAGCGAAAGGCATGAAAGTCATTACGCTGACCGGGAAAGACGGCGGCAAAATGGCGGGTTCAGCCGATGTGGAAATTCGTGTTCCGCACTTCGGTTATGCCGACCGCATTCAGGAAATCCATATCAAAGCGATCCACATCCTGATTCAACTGATTGAAAAAGAGATGGCGGATCAGTAA
- a CDS encoding class II glutamine amidotransferase produces MCELLGMSANVPTDICFSFTGLIQRGGNTGPHRDGWGITFYEGNGCRTFKDPLPSYNSPIARLVQDYPIKSCAVVSHIRQANRGAVSLENTHPFTRELWGRNWTYAHNGQLKGYSTLKTGMFRPVGQTDSEFAFCWLLSQLSERYPRTPGNWPAVFRYIAKQADVLREKGVFNMLLSDGRFVMGYCSTKLYWITRRAPFGKATLLDQDVEIDFQQQTTPNDVVTVLATQPLTGNETWHQIMPGEFVLFCFGERIL; encoded by the coding sequence ATGTGTGAATTGCTGGGGATGAGCGCGAACGTACCGACGGATATCTGCTTTAGCTTTACCGGGCTGATACAACGCGGTGGAAACACCGGTCCGCACCGGGATGGCTGGGGAATCACCTTCTATGAAGGGAACGGCTGTCGTACGTTCAAAGATCCGCTGCCAAGCTATAACTCGCCGATTGCCCGACTGGTGCAGGATTATCCGATCAAATCGTGTGCGGTAGTTTCACATATCCGCCAGGCGAATCGCGGCGCGGTGTCGCTGGAAAATACCCATCCCTTTACCCGCGAACTGTGGGGGCGAAACTGGACGTATGCTCACAACGGGCAACTGAAAGGCTATAGCACCCTGAAAACGGGGATGTTTCGCCCTGTCGGCCAAACGGACAGCGAATTTGCTTTCTGCTGGCTGCTGTCCCAACTGTCCGAGCGTTACCCACGCACGCCGGGCAACTGGCCTGCGGTATTCCGCTATATCGCCAAACAGGCGGATGTCTTGCGGGAGAAAGGCGTGTTTAACATGCTGCTGTCGGACGGGCGCTTTGTGATGGGGTACTGCTCAACCAAACTCTATTGGATCACCCGCCGTGCGCCGTTTGGTAAAGCGACGTTGTTAGATCAGGATGTGGAAATTGATTTTCAGCAGCAGACGACACCCAATGATGTCGTCACGGTATTAGCGACGCAGCCGCTGACGGGCAACGAAACCTGGCATCAGATCATGCCAGGTGAATTCGTTCTATTTTGTTTCGGCGAGCGCATACTTTAA
- a CDS encoding class I SAM-dependent methyltransferase, with the protein MEEKQDHNRRVERQFGSQAQSYLTSAVHAQGKDLTQLAALLAPFPQAQVIDVGCGAGHASFVAAQAVAEVVAYDLSSQMLEVVSQAATQKGLNNIHVQQGVAESLPFEDSSADIIISRYSAHHWHDVGQALREMRRVLKPGGRVIMMDVVSPGHPLLDSYLQTVEKLRDTSHVRNYAPGEWLSLFTEAGFIVRNVTSDRLMLEFSSWIARMRTPEHFAVAIRELQKTLPDEVVQHFDVQADGSFVTDIMMIEATRA; encoded by the coding sequence ATGGAAGAAAAACAGGATCATAATCGTCGTGTTGAACGCCAGTTCGGATCACAGGCACAGAGCTACCTGACCAGCGCGGTGCATGCGCAGGGCAAAGATTTAACCCAGTTGGCTGCCTTATTAGCGCCTTTTCCGCAGGCACAGGTGATCGACGTTGGCTGCGGTGCCGGACACGCCAGCTTCGTTGCCGCACAGGCCGTCGCGGAGGTTGTCGCCTACGACCTGTCTTCTCAAATGCTGGAAGTAGTCAGTCAGGCTGCGACACAGAAAGGGCTGAATAATATCCACGTTCAGCAAGGCGTAGCCGAGTCTTTACCGTTCGAAGATAGCAGCGCTGATATCATCATCAGCCGTTACTCCGCGCATCACTGGCATGATGTCGGGCAGGCGCTGCGGGAAATGCGTCGCGTCCTGAAACCAGGTGGGCGCGTTATCATGATGGATGTCGTGTCTCCCGGTCATCCGCTGTTGGACAGCTATTTACAGACGGTAGAGAAACTGCGGGATACCTCGCACGTGCGTAATTACGCGCCGGGCGAATGGCTGAGTCTGTTTACGGAAGCAGGGTTTATCGTGCGTAACGTCACCAGCGACAGACTGATGCTGGAGTTCAGCAGTTGGATCGCCCGTATGCGCACGCCAGAACATTTCGCTGTCGCGATTCGTGAACTGCAAAAAACGCTGCCGGACGAGGTGGTGCAACATTTTGACGTACAGGCAGACGGTTCCTTTGTCACCGACATTATGATGATAGAAGCCACCCGCGCCTGA
- the dpaA gene encoding peptidoglycan meso-diaminopimelic acid protein amidase produces MQKIALSFAMLFFLPSLVVTSAASETAPPLAPIAKELKQQLLGSPIYIQIFKEERIFELYAKVGNEYRLLDQYPICKYSGGLGPKRVEGDLKSPEGFYQVDLRQLKPDSQYYRAINIGFPNDYDKSQGYSGRYLMIHGECVSVGCYAMTNTYMDEIYRYAEAALRNGQPKIDIAIYPFRMTEQNMQRHRNSTYASFWKQLQPGYAYFNQHNQPPAITVFNGQYVVNPPLMTSQPTLKYALAETK; encoded by the coding sequence ATGCAAAAAATCGCGCTGTCGTTTGCGATGTTGTTTTTTTTGCCTTCTCTTGTTGTTACCAGCGCAGCCAGCGAGACCGCACCGCCGCTAGCGCCGATAGCAAAAGAATTAAAACAGCAATTATTAGGCTCTCCGATCTATATTCAGATCTTTAAAGAAGAGCGAATATTCGAACTGTATGCGAAAGTCGGTAACGAATACCGTTTATTGGATCAATACCCAATCTGTAAATATTCGGGCGGGTTAGGGCCAAAACGCGTTGAAGGCGATTTAAAAAGCCCAGAAGGTTTCTATCAGGTCGATCTGCGTCAGTTAAAACCAGACAGCCAATATTACCGCGCAATCAATATCGGTTTCCCCAACGACTATGATAAATCACAGGGATATTCCGGCCGCTATTTGATGATTCACGGCGAATGTGTGTCGGTTGGCTGCTATGCCATGACCAACACCTACATGGATGAGATTTATCGCTACGCTGAAGCAGCGCTACGCAACGGTCAGCCGAAGATTGATATCGCTATCTACCCGTTCCGCATGACGGAACAGAACATGCAGCGCCACCGTAATTCCACCTACGCCAGCTTCTGGAAACAGCTTCAGCCGGGGTACGCCTATTTTAATCAGCACAATCAGCCACCGGCCATCACGGTATTTAACGGGCAATACGTCGTTAACCCACCGTTGATGACCAGCCAGCCGACCTTAAAGTATGCGCTCGCCGAAACAAAATAG